The following proteins come from a genomic window of Sorex araneus isolate mSorAra2 chromosome 1, mSorAra2.pri, whole genome shotgun sequence:
- the TSGA13 gene encoding testis-specific gene 13 protein — MFTAADDLIIENNLSKDSAVAVLIDPLKYLDTQQRSKVKTTGATGSLGMIMDPDEVSDIYRQSKFVLKNLRYYTVHPNLARYYEPLKPTALQKYLYQHKKIRSFLLKVAEYDQDKTLLILTNNPLPYPFHQQEEDKAPEYFSKEFLLQKIEHPKTPKHTRLPLMPSKKQLRCGLKSSFPLTLMEDPKMEQWFRFSTSKDFKSEGKYSKLHALRKQKSMYPQLNFSPVCAKDMKKGGVVFVLHEAESCSVPSTT, encoded by the exons ATGTTCACAGCTGCAGATGACTTGATCATTGAAAATAACCTTTCTAAGGATTCAGCTGTTGCAGTTTTAATTGATCCTCTGAAGTACCTGGACAC GCAACAACGTAGCAAAGTAAAGACTACAGGAGCTACTGGTAGTTTAGGAATGATTATGGATCCTGATGAG GTCTCTGACATATACAGACAATCGAAATTTGTTCTAAAGAACCTTCGATATTACACAGTTCATCCAAACTTG GCCCGCTACTATGAGCCTTTGAAGCCCACGGCACTGCAGAAATATCTATATCAACACAAGAAAATCCGAAGTTTCTTGTTAAAAGTAGCGGAGTATGATCAGGATAAGACCTTATTGATTCTGACCAACAACCCACTTCCCTATCCCTTTCATCAACAAGAAGAGGACAAGGCACCTGAGTACTTTTCCAAGGAGTTTCTGCTCCAG AAAATTGAACACCCCAAAACCCCTAAACATACCCGATTACCCCTGATGCCCTCAAAAAAACAATTAAGATGTGGATTGAAATCTTCCTTCCCATTGACATTGATGGAGGACCCCAAGATGGAGCAATGGTTTAG attttccacAAGCAAAGATTTCAAGAGTGAAGGGAAATATTCAAAGCTGCATGctttgaggaaacagaaaagtatgTACCCACAGCTTAACTTTTCTCCAGTCTGCGCCAAGGATATGAAGAAGGGTG GTGTTGTGTTTGTTTTACATGAAGCTGAGTCttgttcagtccccagtaccacataa